The genomic interval AATTCGTGAAGGTGCAAAAGCAGTTCTACAGGGACTTCTCTTCCGTTTCACTTGGAGCCCCTCTGAAGAGCTGTGACGCTCCATTGCTGGGAGATTTGTGCAGTCAGTATCGCGCCATTCTCGCTCACACATCAGCGGACGTGATTCCAGGCCAGGATCGCCATAATCCAGGGTGCAACTATCAGCAGAGCAGGcgggcacacacacagctaCTGAGCAAGGAGCAGCAACTGGAGCAGGAGCGCAAGATGGCCCAGAAGGCAAAGTTCGAGAGGCTGCCCACCAATGTGGTTCCACGACACTACGAGCTCCTCCTGCAGCCCAATCTCAAGGAGTTCACCTTCACGGGCAAGACCGTAGTGCAAGTCAATGTGAGTACAGAGGGCCTTGGGTCTTGGGCCATGGTGTTCAGCTAGTAAGCGGTTTCAGTTAGGGAGTTGCGACTGTATCCTCCgtctctttccatttctcttCGCTCCAGCCACTTTCACTTTTCCCGCATTGTTATTTTCTGCGCCCCATTGTGTGAACTTTTTCCTCTGACgtgtgcaaaaatatttcgGATCTGGTTGGATCGCATCGGATCGGACAATCTCCTTGTTAACTCTTGTTTCTCTTTATGctgcaatttgcatgcaagCAAACACACAGACTGATGGGCAGATATAGAGATATAGATACGAGTACACCCACTAGGAAGTGCGATTTCTTTGTCGGCAGAAGGAATGACTGGCGAATTGGACATGGCACTCGAGGGTACCGCGCAAAATTATTCGAGACAATCTCTTTTTGCAAACGCCGCTCATAACGGTGgattttgtttacgttttgtttGCGTCAGCGGCGGAAATGATAATCCACTCAAAAGTCGCACTTTTAATACCCTTAAACCAAGATCAACTTAAGCGCGGACATTGGTACTTCTAACCAAATACAAAATCTATAAACTAACATAAATTTCTTGGAGTTTAGAAACTTATCCtttctatataaataatatcaatACAAGCTTAgttaaaattctttaaattagtCTTAAAGATACATATCAATGAAGTGCAAAATTATTCATCTCTTATAAAAGCCTTTACTGGTTATTCatataaatcaacaaaaatgttttcaagcTGCGAGCTTATGCAAATTGGTAATTCTTTTTAAGACGGCGTTTAAAGGAGAAAGAATTACGATACCATTAGGTTAGTTCATAAACTAGAGATTCAATCGATTGGATCCTCCCTTGGTCAGTGTATGAATTTCGCCAAAAACTCGTTTTGAACGCTTTGATCGCCTGGCTTAAGCCGGAAACCTACAACAAAGTCCAGAAAGCCGCATTTCTACGACCTTGAAGTAACTGTTTGTGGGTTCTGGCCATTCTTGTCGACCAACTCGGCTAACTGTTTCTGCTGACTGGTTTTGGGCTTAAAGTTTCGGGTTGCTCACCTAACGGTTACTGATTATTTTGCAGGTCAAGGAGCCCACTACTCAGATAACCCTGAATGCCCTGGACATTGTGCTCGATTCGGTGGAGCTCCACTATGAGTGCAGCAAACTGAAGCCCGAGAAGATAGTGTACTCCGCGGAAAATGAGACGGCCACGCTGGAGTTTGCCCAAGAGATTCCGGCGGAGACTCAGGGCGTACTGCACATGTCCTTCACGGGCGAGTTGAACGACAAGATGAAGGGCTTCTACAGGAGCAAGTACTTCGGGCCGAACGGCGATGAGCGCTATGCGGGCGTCACCCAGTTTGAGGCCACCGATGCCCGACGCTGCTTCCCCTGCTGGGACGAGCCCGCCATCAAAGCCACCTTCGACATCACACTGGTGGTGCCCAAGGATCGGGTGGCTCTGTCGAACATGCCGGTCATCAAGGAGGATTCTCTGCCAGACGGCCTGCGACGAGTGCGCTTCGACCGCACGCCCATCATGTCCACCTACCTGGTGGCCGTCGTTGTGGGCGAGTACGACTATGTCGAGGGCAAGTCCGACGATGGCGTCCTCGTCAGGGTTTTCACACCCGTTGGCAAACGCGAGCAGGGAACCTTCGCTCTGGAGGTGGCAACCAAGGTGCTGCCGTACTACAAGGACTACTTCAACATCGCCTATCCGCTGCCCAAGATGGACCTCATTGCCATCTCCGACTTCTCTGCCGGCGCCATGGAAAACTGGGGCCTGGTCACCTATCGCGAGACCTTCGTGCTAGTGGATCCCAAGAACACCTCGCTGATGCGCAAGCAGTCGATTGCACTGACAGTGGGTCACGAGATTGCCCATCAGTGGTTCGGTGAGTACTACTTTCCATATCCGGTAACAACGAAACCACGAGGATTGCCCTCATTGCTCTGATCCCTCAGTGGGATTGTCTTAAAATTCACCAGCAGTCTTTACACAGTCTTCAAGATCAGTTCTGATTCACTGATGTATTCAGTTCAGCTCGTCTGACGCAGAAGCACCTGAAACCCAATTTGGTATTCAGATAGCTTAGGAATCGATTCTACAATAGGGTTTTAGTGTCAATGTCTTGACTCCgatgtttaaaatttatcaGTTTTGGGTAATCCCTGGTTGATGACCTTTAATATTTCTGAACTTAAATTATCTTAATTATCCTTCCATAAATCTCTAATCAATCCATTTAACTGTAGGCAATCTGGTAACTATGGAGTGGTGGACCCATCTTTGGTTGAACGAGGGCTATGCCTCTTTCGTGGAGTTCCTGTGCGTACATCACCTTTTCCCCGAGTACGATATCTGGACGCAGTTCGTCACAGACATGTACACGCGAGCCCTGGAGCTGGACTCTTTGAAGAACTCGCATCCCATCGAGGTGCCCGTAGGCCATCCGTCCGAAATCGACGAGATCTTCGATGAGATCAGCTACAATAAGGGTGCTTCGGTGATTCGCATGCTGCACGACTACATCGGCGAGGATACCTTCAGAAAGGGCATGAATCTGTATCTAACTCGTCATCAGTACGGAAACACCTGCACCGAGGACTTGTGGGCTGCTCTGCAAGAAGCCAGCTCCAAGAATGTGGGCGAAGTGATGTCCTCGTGGACACAGCACAAGGGCTTCCCAGTGGTTAGCGTCGAGTCGGAACAAACAGGCAAGAACCAACGTCTGCTGCGCCTCAAGCAGTGCAAGTTCACGGCCGATGGCTCGCAGGCGGACGAGAATTGCCTCTGGGTGGTGCCCATTTCGGTGTCCACCGCCAAGAATCCCACAGGGATCGCCAAGACCTTCCTGCTGGACAAGCCCTCAATGGAGGTGACCCTCGACAACGTCGATGAGGACGATTGGATCAAGATTAATCCGGGAACAGTGGGTTACTATCGCACCCGCTATTCGCAAGAAATGTTGGAACAGCTGATGCCTGCAGTGGAAAAGATGGAGCTGCCGCCTCTAGATCGCCTGGGATTAATCGATGATATGTTTGCCATGGTGCAGGCGGGTCACGCAAGTACTGCCGACGTTCTGGCTCTGGTGGATTCGTACAGAAACGAGACGAACTACACGGTGTGGACTGCTATCACCAATTCGCTTACCAATCTGCACATTCTTATCTCGCACACCGATCTCATGGAGGACTTCCATCGCTTCGGAAGGAATCTGTACGAGCCGGTGGCCTATCGCCTTGGCTGGGAGCCACGCGATGGCGAGAATCACCTGGACACTTTGCTCAGGAGCCTGGTGCTCACCCGCTTGGTCTCCTTCCGCAGCAGCGACACCATCGAAGAGGCGCAAAACCGCTTCCGCAGTCACGTGAACGGCACAGAACTGCTGCCGGCTGATCTGCGCACCACGTGCTACAAGGCTGTCCTGCAGGATGGCGACGAAAAGATCTTTGAGGAGATGCTTGATCTGTACAGAGCCACCGATTTGCATGAGGAACAGGACCGTATCTCGCGAGCTTTGGGTTGTTGCGGGGATGTTTCGCTGTTGCGTCGTGTCATTGACTTTGCCATGTCGGTGGGTATTCCTCATCTCAGAAAAAAGGCATATTAATTTATCTATTTAATATCTTTAGGGTGAAGTGAGGGCTCAGGACTCTGTGTTTGTAATTGTCGCCGTGGCCATCAACCCCAAGGGTCGTGACATGGCTTGGGACTTCTTTAAGGAGAACAACAAACAGCTCCTGGAACGCTACCAGGTGAGTGGACCaccatttgtttatataggtttaaatatacaaatatccATTTGTGGTTTCAGGGTGGCTTTCTACTTTCCCGTCTGATTAAGTATCTCATCGAGAACTTCGCTTCTGAGGAGCGCGCCAAAGAGGTGGAAGAGTTCTTCCAGGTCAACCAAATCCCCGGCTGCGAGCGTACTGTATCTCAGGCGGTGGAGACGATCCGCCTCAACGCCGCCTGGCTGCAGCGTGATCGCGATCAGTTGGCGACGTTCCTCAGGGATGACGAATAAACGTTATTGCGCTCGCCAGCATACCAAAGCATTTAACAACAATCACCAGCAGTGTAACCACAGCAACGCAGCACCATCAAGAGCACCAGTAAAACTACAGCTAATATCTCCATAACACCACACGACCAAAGCCGTCACAAATGAAGAAAACAAAGGGCAAACGTACTCCTAAAGATGAAAGCCAAATAGGTTAGCTTTAGTCAAGGATCCACCTACAGCCACTGCTCCAACCGGGCGTGcttacatacgagtatattaaTTGACTACTCGCCCTAACACAAGGGCGGACTTGGACGCAGACCCCTAGCAGCATTTAAGACCCCTAAGCTTATCGAATGTGTATTTCCATTCAACATTTCTATCCCCTGAAAATTATGTACGTGTTGAGTttattacaataaataaatgcaattcctAGTAAGAGTCAAAACCAATTGAAGGcgaattatttaattgaatgtgCATTCGGGTATTTAGAAAGCagacaattcaatttaaaaaattaacgAAGTTTAGTGAACTATCTTGCtactaaataaaaacttttgacttatttttacatttgttATTCGATCCAATTTATATTAAGTCTATATATTGTTTATGTACAATTCAGAATGCGAAGAACTTGTGCTTTTCACGATAGGGTCTACTTCAGCTTCATCTCCTCggtgttattattgttattctCGAATTTCTGGGCCCTGCGCTTCAATTCCTGGGATTGGGTCCAGAAAGTGGACAGCCGCTGATCGCTGTTCGAGCAGAACTCGCGGAAGTCCTTTAGCATCTTCAGCTGAAAGAGCTCGCCGTCCGCGGAGTTGTTTATGGTCTGCGCCTTCCACTTTTTGTTCGGAATCATGTGGTTCCACGCCCACAAGAAACCCACTTTCTTGGGCACGTTTGTGTTGTTCGTGTGCCCATAGACGCAGCGCGTGACATTTGCCTCCTTTAGGATGGGCGATTCCACCTGGTAATTGTTCGTAGCGCAGCTGGAAAAGAGGCGCGATTAGAAGGTATCAAGGGGTATCAAGGGGTATACATCTTACCGGATCAAGGCAAACATGTTGCCCGTGCAGTGCACGTACTGGTACTCCTTGGGCAGCTGCAAAAGTGAATTGGGATTGTAATGAAAAATGTCCAACGAGTTCTGGTTAGCTAACTCACATCTTTGCCGACGCTGTACTTCTTCTCCAAAACGCAGGGCAGGAATCCAAACTTGCCCAAAATGGCTTCCTGGAGGAACAGCATTCTGTCTGCTCTGCTTTCCTCGGGGAATTCTGCAATCATAAATCAGTCAATAAAgaagctaaaaagttgaaaagaaATATCTTAAAATACCATCGAAAAGAGCAGCTCCATTGGGCAGGAATGTAGTGCAAAGAGGAATGAAAATGGGTCCTCTTAGAGGATCTGACTTCTTGGTGAAAGGCTCTGCCATGGGATCAGCTGGCACTGATACCAGGAAATTGAACTGATTCGCCTTGCGCATCCAGCCGCCAATCTGAGTatataaagaatatacaaTAAGGATTCAAGGATATTAAGTGAATGGCGTTTAAAACCCACCAAGTCAGCCACAATAGGACCCGATGAAGTGACCCACTCCACCACTATCTCAAAGGCGAATCTTGGCTGCAGCACTGTGTGATGCTTCACATGTCCCCATTCCATTCGATCGCTCTTCTGGTTCACATCGATCTCCAAATGCGACTGTCGATACACCCGCTCTGGGAATTCAGAATTATTGGGTTACTTCATCTTCAGCTAATAATATTAACCAATACgaactgttgctgctggtttcTGTCCAGGATTGGGGAGCAGGCGAGTCCCTCAGGAAATTGGGCACCGGAGTGGTCACGGGCTCATCGTGCCAGAGAAAACTACAACCCTGAAACTCGATCTCCAGCCACTCGTTTACAAACGCACTGTAGTCATCCAAAGGTGGGGCATAATCTAAACGATGCGGTGTCGTTTTAAAAgtcatttttaattgctgacCAAAAATAAGTATGGAGCATACCACCTTTGGCGTTTTTGTCCTGCTGCACCACATAGTAGAAGACAAAGCCAGGCACCACGGGCTTCTTCCAATCCCCCGAGGCATGGCAGATCATCCGCTCTCTGCAGGGAACACAATtgaatacatttatatttagctCAACTCAAGAAACCCACTTGCGCATGGCCTCCAGCAGATCCAGAGGATGTCGTCCGTTGTTCAGGCGGGTTTTCAGCCACATTAGTGCGTCGTAGGACACAAATGTGCAGGAGGGGAGCGACTGCGTCTGCGAGAAGAAGCCCACTCCGTTCACTGGGTGCTTCATGGCCTCAAAGATTTCGGGCAGCGTGGCATTCGGGCTGAACTTGATGTCAACCGGAAAACTGTAAGGAATACCATTAATAGCTGAATGGAACTACTCTTGGGAAACTCACCCATCGTCCTGATCATCTCTGGCGGCGATTCCTGGGGCTGCCGCAGCATCGGTGGCGGGAAAGATCCGTGGAATCCGACCGTTCTCCAGTTTGGGGCGCACATTGATGCTGTCATGTGAAGTAGCAGAAATATATGGATTAGACGGATCATTCGTGAAGTTCAACACATCAGTTCCATATCCATGTTGGGTCTTGTGTGTTGTATCTGGGTTGGGGATACAGGAATCAGCAGGCCAATTGTGTGTCGGGGGTGGGTTAGGGATTTCGGGTATGAGATTGTGAGGGGATTAGTCGAGTGGTGGTAAATAAACGGAGCCAGGACGGATGGTATCCGGTAGCCTGGCCCTCTGGGTGGCACAAACCTTTGCTGCGGTGAGTTTAATTGGTTATGATGCTTTTCAGTGATTCTAGGTGTGTCATGCTGCTGAAAGccaaataccaaataaaattatataaaaagtaCGTAACAAAACCAAAGGAAATGAAACAGCCAGCCAACGAAATCTGAGAAACGGGATGCACAAATCAACAGGACTACGAGTACAATACAAAAAGGGGGTAAACTAAACAACAAGCCAGCAACAGTATATACAATTAGCCTAAGCCCAGTACCCTGGGATACCTTGGAGTAGACCAGCTAGGACCAGCAGCCAAACAAATCCCCAGCGAATCGTGCAGTTTCTACCAGGGACCGCAAGTAACAATCTATCTACAAAAGCCATTAGGTAACCAATTGAATGGAACTCTTACATTATGATTAGCTTTCAAGTAGAACTGCAGATCAAAGTATATTCTATTGCTATGCAGTTCCACTTCGAAAGAGGGAAATacttgaaattgaaaataaggATACACAACTAAGCTAAACAACCATTACGGTCCCTGATTTATGCAATGCAAGTACAAAGTGTTTAGATGTGAGGTTTGTGGACGTGTATGTTTGTGTACAAGGGCGATAAGGGACCTTAGATCTAATTTTTGGAGTCGATATAAAAACCTGGGTCGCTTCTCCGGCAGTCGATTGCTGCCGACTCGCTCCCGGAACGGAGAGTTCGTGAGTCCCTGGGGAGATGGGTTCGTTTTCGGATACGGAGCGAATTGGGGCAGGTCGAAAGTGGGTGGCGGGTAGACAGAGACGTTGGAAAGAGAGACAAAAGTATTAGATATCGTCTTCCATCAGCAGTTCTCTCGGAGTAATCAAAACTATTGAACTTGAACGTGCGCATTTGAGAGTAATAAAGATTTGAAATTAGGCAAAAGTGCGCAGTTTAGATGAAACAAAACGTTAATTTTTTCAGATAAGTTAAGTAGATAACCTGGTTAGGCTGAGGCCTGGATATAATGCTGGTACTGTGTCTCCGCTTGGTTATGTGGGCGATGGGGCTGTCCTGCAAAAGTGAGGCGAGATACTCGATACATCAGGGAAGAGGCAACGGGCACTAAAAGCGGGCTTCACGATGCAAGGTTAATTGGTTTGGTTGAACAGTAGTGTTTATGCGTCTTCTTCCTAAATGCTTGCTTGATGTTTAAGCAAGACTAAAGGTCATGCCAGTTCGTTGCTGCATATACGATTAACTTTATAACATAGTTTTTTAAAGCGGAATCGTATATACAAAAACTTTGACTAGAGATATAATTTAACAATCGAAAGCTTCTTGATCATAAAATAGTTCTTGTTACTTAACAGTCATTGCCTAATCAATACAATACTTCTCCGCCTTCAACACAGCTGTCGGGACGATTAGTCAATTAGGAGTCAGAACGCAATTACAGAATTAACGCAACGGATCACGAATGCacaaaagccaagccaagGAATCGATTCTATCTTACTCTCGCCTTGCGCGCATACTGCCGCTTTAGCTTGCTGACCGCCTCGATCAGTCGGACAAAGTCCTCGACCTGCTCCCGGGTGTTATCCGCAGTCACATCGGGGAATATGTCGCATCGCTGACAACTGGCGATCTTGCTCACAATGTTCTCCCTGGGCAGCAGGTACATTCGATAGCGCCAGTACTTGAGACTCTGCGataaaaaattgcattaagATTGGCAGTTATAGGATGCCAGATGCTAGAATATACCTCCATGAGTGGGTAATCCACATCACCACGCGTGCAGATGTACAGGTCCATGTGGTTCCAGTTGAAGTTCTCCAGCTTCTCGGTGGTGAAGTTCACGCCGGAGATTTCGTAGGTCTCGTGCTGTGGCGCATGGAAACGGTATCGGTAGTCCACGTTTATCGGCGGATACGGGTGTCTAGAAGAGGAATCTTTCAATTTAGGATTCAAAATAGCAAAACCGGCTGCAACTCACCTGGGTCTGTAACCAGTGACCGTGATCACCGAGCCGCTCAACGAGATCTTGTGAAAGATGCGGCCAATGGAGAGGAGGTACTCCTTGTTGGTCTCGCACGGCGGCTTCACCGGCAGCACTGCAGATGCCGAGGAGCAACCGCCCGCAGTCGGAGGCTTCTCGTCGACCACGATTAGCTGGAAGCCCTGAGCCAAGCGCTGCGACACGATCTCCTTGCACACCTCCTCCGTGGAAAGGGGCTTGCGGTAAACGGCTCTGCTCTGGGCATAATCGTGATTGACATCATCGGGCAGCAGAGTGTAATCCGATATCACATAGTCGTTGTTCAGTGAACGCTTGTCCGGGAAGTAGTCCGTGGTGATGGGCAGACAGGCGGGGATCGTAAGCGACTTCCAATCGACGCCTGCAAACGGATCCACCAGCGATTAGCAGGACTCTCGGGAAGAATGAAGGGTTCAGAGCAGAGAGGAAGCCAACGCCGGTACAGGTGTGTAAATCAAAATCGCTCAAGCTAGAAGGTCTACGGAAATCATAACCAAGGAGGAGTTAGGACTCCAGTCCGGGACGAGAGCTGTCACCAACGGATGGGTTAGCGTGTGGAAGGTGTGCGTACGAGATacagtgggcggtgggcgtggcaagcaTGCTAACGCTACAAAACTACACAACGGCAACATGCTAGTGGTCGACATGCTCCCATCTCCGTGCGGATTACCAAATAGAGGGTTCCAACCACCATCTCCCGATGGGTGAGTCCGTGCGTGGTTGTGGTTTGGGTTTCTGGGTTGTGCAGTTTTGGGTGGAGAGTTCTACCAACTACGGATTAAGCTATAATTATAGTGGATGGGTAACTACATGCGAGGGTTTCTGGTGCAGTGACTAGGCTTAAGGGGTTTAAGCGGGTGAGTGCAAAGCAAAGGTACACTACAGACTTGGATGAGGGTCACCCACAGGCAAATATGATGCTATCGAACACCTGTCATGTGGTCTTTGATCCCTAAAGTTACatcaatatattttgattaacGCTATGCAAAGAAAAACGATTTAAAGTGATTCTGACATTAATAGTTATAGAGCAGAGTTGCTTATAagaaaataagtaaatatgttCTTTGATATTTGTAGTTAATCTTTGATGATACTAGGTAAACTCAGGAATAAATGCAGCAAGTACTTTCTGTTCTACTCAAAGCAGCAACTCAACATTGTTTCTACAAAAGCTTTCTAGACTAGGACTACTGTAAAGCCAAATTACTGATCCAAGGATCTCGAAGGATCTCCAAGGAACCAAGTGTATCTAGTCGTGTGTTTGGTGTGTGGTTGCAGTTGTGTTtatgtgtgcttgtgtttggATGCATCGCTAATGCTTTGTACAGAGTTCAAAAGTGgtgaatttgtttttgtccAAACCTATGATGATCTTTCCTCTTCCGCTACCCGCCTCCGCATCGGGGGGCGAGTCTACTGCCCTTAGTGCCTCCAGGCCGCCCAGATGATGATGCTCGCCCTCGACGATCGGCCTCAGATGCTTGACTAAACGATCGATGGATGGGGTTCGATGGAATACGTTTATGATGGGTTGCAAATTTCGATTCGATGGTTAGATCCGATTGGGTTTCATTCGTGGCGTTGTGTGGGTTGAGTGGGTGGGGGGAATAATGTGAATCATACGTTAAATTAGATTAGACTTAGTATTCGTTACTATACTATTTCGAGAAAGGTTTCTGGTTAGGATGAGCTACTTCGAATGCATTAATCCCTGGGGTTGCGGTTAATGGGCGGTGGCTTTTGTCTGCACCCGAAGCTGTGGCGGATCTCCACCAGGAAGGCGATGCCGCTGCCCAACAGTCCGCACAGAAACAGACTGAAGGCGGGCACCAGCAGATTGAGCGCCAGTGGACGGAGCCGCagcttctcctccagctccgCCAGCGTCGAGAAGTCCTTGAGATAGCCCATGCGATGAGCCATTCGATAGCAGGTTTCCAGCCACAGATCATGCAGCCCGGCCTGCTGGACATGCAGCAGGAATTGATGGAGGGCATCCTTGAGGTGTGAGTCTACCCTGAGCTGGTACTGATATGGAAAGGATCCATGGCAAATCGTGGAGAAGTAGAAGCGCTTCTTCCTCAGAAAGCGCTGCTGCAAATCAAAGAAACGCCACCGAATAGTACTGATGGGGTAAATGTAATCCGGATTCATGCTGATTCTCTTTTCGCTGAAGCTCTCGGCATCCGTGACGCTGAACTTTGTGCTAAACTGCTCCGCATGACCCAGGGAACCCACGATTGCATACACATCCGTGGGCAGTACGAGGATGCGATACGGCAGCAGAAACAGTTCATCCAAGCTGTCGACTGGTCTTCGTGTAAGAGTCACGGTCAAAGAAGATGTAAGTTTGGTGCTGTACGTTTGCGCAAGGATGAAAATGCCGCCGAGGATCAAAAAGGTACAGAACGTTCTGCCCGGCTTGCGGCTCCCATATCTGACTGGGTCGGCACCTGGCACTCCTAGTATGGCCCAGAAATGTCCGTCTGGCATCAGGCGGCGCACATACACGAAGTGCACCACAAGCAGGGCAACCAGCAGGCACAGCCACAGGGGTAAACTGAATGGCAGGAACACATAGAGGCTGCGCGAAATTTCATTGTCCAATGGGATCATGAAGCAGCGCCGTGCCACCT from Drosophila yakuba strain Tai18E2 chromosome 3L, Prin_Dyak_Tai18E2_2.1, whole genome shotgun sequence carries:
- the LOC6532383 gene encoding GATOR complex protein Iml1 isoform X10, coding for MKLYKLNTHTRGCNKSYDADLVMNLKDHPNANVGDVVEIYAPDEENGTHLLLQITEFNGSCGRDVISIESGIAIAFKMRSYSNVVMRIVNPADVALDSIEITFKDQYMGRSEMWRLKTYLTDTCVYVNKKIDYNDMQIRCQVYEMWSQGERVASGVITEDTKIVFRSSTSMVYLFLQMSSEMWDFDIHGDLYFEKAVNGFLTELFQKWRKLSCNHEVTIVLFSRTFYAAKSLDEFPEHMRDCLQQDYKGRFYEDFYRVAIQNERCDDWCTVLGQLRKLFTSYQATVLRYHERENMEIPPATNSSATQGNFLEVLNISLNTFEKHYLDRTFDRTGQLSVVITPGVGVFSVDRELTNITKQRIIDNGVGSDLVCVGEQPLHAVPLLKFHNKDTTLTSADDYSLPHWINLSFYSTNKKIAYSSFIPRIKLPLFGSQLTLHDGVGEGEGEENERHFLSCNQSEYKHNSLFDYDAYDEQIFQPLPAQSTCSLQRVVRAKKTSVPSLETYAYRNNDWENLTPTQIPAMRRKMSDPDIHHGTSAMLAALQPDTTNLSESLASEKNSRRAIVSIAPIVRPGRALINPFDPSQVTIKLTSNRRRWTHIFPKGPTGVLIQQHHYQAVPAKPNQPGQQRPLQQIQSICQSGSNNNNDQEDYGCENGEQYDRVSSHTLISKSASSHSFVMGDEKIDFFKRRQNSLMNPLPANVPNLTATQAKSYLWGATGEQEWTPAITTGVDWKSLTIPACLPITTDYFPDKRSLNNDYVISDYTLLPDDVNHDYAQSRAVYRKPLSTEEVCKEIVSQRLAQGFQLIVVDEKPPTAGGCSSASAVLPVKPPCETNKEYLLSIGRIFHKISLSGSVITVTGYRPRHPYPPINVDYRYRFHAPQHETYEISGVNFTTEKLENFNWNHMDLYICTRGDVDYPLMESLKYWRYRMYLLPRENIVSKIASCQRCDIFPDVTADNTREQVEDFVRLIEAVSKLKRQYARKARDSPIAHITKRRHSTSIISRPQPNQGLTNSPFRERVGSNRLPEKRPSINVRPKLENGRIPRIFPATDAAAAPGIAARDDQDDGFPVDIKFSPNATLPEIFEAMKHPVNGVGFFSQTQSLPSCTFVSYDALMWLKTRLNNGRHPLDLLEAMRKERMICHASGDWKKPVVPGFVFYYVVQQDKNAKDYAPPLDDYSAFVNEWLEIEFQGCSFLWHDEPVTTPVPNFLRDSPAPQSWTETSSNKRVYRQSHLEIDVNQKSDRMEWGHVKHHTVLQPRFAFEIVVEWVTSSGPIVADLIGGWMRKANQFNFLVSVPADPMAEPFTKKSDPLRGPIFIPLCTTFLPNGAALFDEFPEESRADRMLFLQEAILGKFGFLPCVLEKKYSVGKDLPKEYQYVHCTGNMFALIRCATNNYQVESPILKEANVTRCVYGHTNNTNVPKKVGFLWAWNHMIPNKKWKAQTINNSADGELFQLKMLKDFREFCSNSDQRLSTFWTQSQELKRRAQKFENNNNNTEEMKLK
- the LOC6532383 gene encoding GATOR complex protein Iml1 isoform X1, which produces MKLYKLNTHTRGCNKSYDADLVMNLKDHPNANVGDVVEIYAPDEENGTHLLLQITEFNGSCGRDVISIESGIAIAFKMRSYSNVVMRIVNPADVALDSIEITFKDQYMGRSEMWRLKTYLTDTCVYVNKKIDYNDMQIRCQVYEMWSQGERVASGVITEDTKIVFRSSTSMVYLFLQMSSEMWDFDIHGDLYFEKAVNGFLTELFQKWRKLSCNHEVTIVLFSRTFYAAKSLDEFPEHMRDCLQQDYKGRFYEDFYRVAIQNERCDDWCTVLGQLRKLFTSYQATVLRYHERENMEIPPATNSSATQGNFLEVLNISLNTFEKHYLDRTFDRTGQLSVVITPGVGVFSVDRELTNITKQRIIDNGVGSDLVCVGEQPLHAVPLLKFHNKDTTLTSADDYSLPHWINLSFYSTNKKIAYSSFIPRIKLPLFGSQLTLHDGVGEGEGEENERHFLSCNQSEYKHNSLFDYDAYDEQIFQPLPAQSTCSLQRVVRAKKTSVPSLETYAYRNNDWENLTPTQIPAMRRKMSDPDIHHGTSAMLAALQPDTTNLSESLASEKNSRRAIVSIAPIVRPGRALINPFDPSQVTIKLTSNRRRWTHIFPKGPTGVLIQQHHYQAVPAKPNQPGQQRPLQQIQSICQSGSNNNNDQEDYGCENGEQYDRVSSHTLISKSASSHSFVMGDEKIDFFKRRQNSLMNPLPANVPNLTATQAKSYLWGATGEQEWTPAITTVKHLRPIVEGEHHHLGGLEALRAVDSPPDAEAGSGRGKIIIGVDWKSLTIPACLPITTDYFPDKRSLNNDYVISDYTLLPDDVNHDYAQSRAVYRKPLSTEEVCKEIVSQRLAQGFQLIVVDEKPPTAGGCSSASAVLPVKPPCETNKEYLLSIGRIFHKISLSGSVITVTGYRPRHPYPPINVDYRYRFHAPQHETYEISGVNFTTEKLENFNWNHMDLYICTRGDVDYPLMESLKYWRYRMYLLPRENIVSKIASCQRCDIFPDVTADNTREQVEDFVRLIEAVSKLKRQYARKARDSPIAHITKRRHSTSIISRPQPNQGLTNSPFRERVGSNRLPEKRPSINVRPKLENGRIPRIFPATDAAAAPGIAARDDQDDGFPVDIKFSPNATLPEIFEAMKHPVNGVGFFSQTQSLPSCTFVSYDALMWLKTRLNNGRHPLDLLEAMRKERMICHASGDWKKPVVPGFVFYYVVQQDKNAKGDYAPPLDDYSAFVNEWLEIEFQGCSFLWHDEPVTTPVPNFLRDSPAPQSWTETSSNKRVYRQSHLEIDVNQKSDRMEWGHVKHHTVLQPRFAFEIVVEWVTSSGPIVADLIGGWMRKANQFNFLVSVPADPMAEPFTKKSDPLRGPIFIPLCTTFLPNGAALFDEFPEESRADRMLFLQEAILGKFGFLPCVLEKKYSVGKDLPKEYQYVHCTGNMFALIRCATNNYQVESPILKEANVTRCVYGHTNNTNVPKKVGFLWAWNHMIPNKKWKAQTINNSADGELFQLKMLKDFREFCSNSDQRLSTFWTQSQELKRRAQKFENNNNNTEEMKLK